One genomic segment of Belonocnema kinseyi isolate 2016_QV_RU_SX_M_011 chromosome 2, B_treatae_v1, whole genome shotgun sequence includes these proteins:
- the LOC117168096 gene encoding serine/threonine-protein phosphatase PP-Z1-like codes for MSFCNNSGTPGTVVKFNPVYADETLDNKFGVSKTVKTVQFCITFMKEYETKSLEELRFEDYTLGRKGPQVQITGLFSAKTQPSCFGSFSSKSIRVTPNFASTSCEFEMTSQSREVGIFSNPDTGFCEVTTTNTFGLNYNTPPNIFSTGSPTKPLETALASHPTYAATIPFSTQSSSGGFRNANAVLDFFGNHQPTTSPFGKFQKTPFAQSEISNNSNLIGSSGTVIKFIPVTGVDTMIKFGATQIVSTRHHCITCMQEYESQSLEELRLEDYAVGRKGTPNQGTRFFEAPDQPSLFGVVAAGRSVETPRLGSKSWGFETKTEPGGTCLFNKPITCFSAPTTTTCGVPFNSTTSSNLFGANTQAKSFIAAAPANVPAAETGFEKTQNTSFGTAHVNHNIGLFNPKESTFASPDLCFNTNIEINKEEAASILPFSSSNEFGGFQYTLTTNTTSVSDAKPPGTIAGGNTNCAVSSTSIMSINANTEIVTHAEQLIVKDDKIQQLTNELDSLKLDLKHVKDELKSSPSKGRKRVIIQREKEKDKLLNEEQQKNKRLMAEIKNLKEQNNSLVNLNIELQKAMLNRTARRQGTLKYLLRENSIADGNGDINRKENNDGEKISNSLHEMSFSDNMNSIDCANGCDKKETFDDKETPDIKKSLLVVEQSPKFTITVEDDYAGPRLEDGKVTFKFMEELVKYYKKQGKLHRNYACKILLDAKTLFESQPTLVDVEIPENGKFTIVGDIHGQFFDLLNIFEINGFPSETNXXLFNGDVVDRGSFSIECIFTLFGYKLLYPNHFFIARGNHESASMNEKYGFEDEVKSKYTSSMVSLFTQVFNWLPLAHCINSKVFVMHGGLFSKDDVTLDEIRKIDRNRQPPDMGIMCELLWSDPQSELGRGLSKRGGKRGLQFGPDVTKKFLEKNNLDYIVRSHEYKENGFDVCHDGKCITVFSAPNYCDTMGNQGAIMILNGKDMTSEFKSFEAVPHPIAMPIISQPKIRSTAAFWIPCRDIN; via the exons atgaGCTTTTGTAATAATTCTGGTACGCCAGGAACAGTCGTGAAATTTAATCCAGTTTATGCAGATGAGACATTGGACAATAAATTTGGAGTCTCTAAAACAGTAAAAACCGTacaattttgtataacttttatGAAGGAGTATGAAACAAAATCTCTAGAAGAATTGCGATTTGAAGATTACACATTAGGCCGAAAAGGGCCACAAGTTCAGATAACTGGATTGTTTTCTGCTAAAACTCAACCTTCATGCTTTGGCAGTTTTTCATCAAAGTCAATCCGAGTTACTCCTAATTTTGCGTCGACATCTTGTGAATTTGAAATGACGAGCCAGTCTAGAGAAGTTGGTATATTTAGCAATCCAGATACAGGATTTTGCGAAGTGACAACAACTAATACGTTCGGATTGAACTATAATACTCCTCCCAATATTTTCAGTACTGGTAGTCCAACTAAACCTTTGGAAACAGCATTAGCAAGTCATCCTACATACGCAGCAACGATACCATTTTCAACGCAATCATCCTCCGGAG GTTTTAGGAATGCGAACGCAGTACTAGATTTCTTCGGTAATCATCAACCCACAACAAGCCCTTTTGGCAAATTTCAAAAAACGCCTTTCGCTCAAAGtgaaatttccaacaattctaaCTTGATAGGTTCATCTGGAACAGTCATAAAGTTCATTCCAGTCACAGGAGTTGACACAATGATTAAGTTCGGAGCGACTCAAATTGTATCAACCCGGCATCATTGCATAACTTGCATGCAAGAATATGAGTCGCAATCCTTAGAAGAATTGCGTCTTGAAGATTACGCAGTTGGGCGAAAAGGGACGCCAAATCAAGGAACTAGATTCTTCGAGGCTCCAGATCAACCTTCACTTTTTGGAGTCGTTGCCGCTGGAAGAAGTGTTGAGACTCCACGTTTAGGATCAAAATCTTGGGGATTTGAAACGAAAACCGAACCAGGAGGAACTTGTCTCTTCAATAAACCAATCACATGCTTCAGTGCACCAACAACAACGACTTGCGGTGTCCCATTTAATTCCACGACTTCTTCAAACCTTTTCGGCGCTAACACGCAAGCGAAATCATTTATTGCGGCTGCACCAGCTAATGTTCCAGCAGCTGAAACTGGATTCGAAAAGACTCAGAATACTTCTTTTGGAACAGCGCACGTAAATCATAATATTGGATTATTCAATCCAAAGGAATCTACCTTTGCTTCGCCAGATCTCTGCTTTAATAcaaacattgaaataaataaagaagaagcCGCCTCGATTTTACCATTTTCTTCGAGTAATGAATTCGGTGGATTTCAATACACCTTAACTACGAATACAACAAGTGTCTCCGATGCGAAACCTCCAGGAACAATTGCTGGTGGAAACACAAACTGCGCAGTTTCTTCCACATCTATTATGTCCATTAATGCCAATACTGAAATTGTAACGCATGCAGAACAACTAATTGTAAAAGATGATAAAATTCAACAACTGACTAACGAGTTAGATTCCTTAAAATTGGATTTGAAACATGTTAAGGACGAATTAAAAAGCTCTCCTTCGAAGGGAAGAAAACGAGTTATTATTCAGAGAGAAAAAGAAAAGGATAAGCTACTCAATGAGGAACAGCAGAAGAATAAAAGACTGATGGCTGAGATCAAAAATCTGAAAGAGCAAAATAATAGTTTAGTGAATTTAAACATCGAATTGCAAAAGGCGATGTTGAATCGCACGGCCAGACGCCAAG GTACGTTAAAATATCTACTAAGGGAAAATAGTATCGCCGATGGCAATGGAGATATTAACCGAAAAGAAAATAATGACggagaaaaaatttcgaattcgtTACATGAAATGTCTTTCTCAGATAACATGAATAGTATCGATTGTGCTAATGGATGcgataaaaaagaaacatttgatGACAAAGAAA CTCCTGACATTAAAAAGAGCTTGCTTGTTGTGGAACAATCGCCAAAGTTTACTATAACTGTCGAGGATGATTATGCAGGACCAAGACTGGAAGATGGAAAGGTGACTTTCAAATTCATGGAAGAATTAGTGAAGTATTACAAAAAACAAGGAAAGCTTCATCGCAATTACGCTTGCAAGATTCTTTTGGATGCGAAAACTTTATTTGAATCGCAACCAACTTTAGTAGATGTCGAGATTCCTGAGAATGGTAAATTCACGATCGTTGGTGACATACATGGACAATTCTTCGATCTTCTCAATATATTTGAGATCAATGGGTTCCCATCAGAAACCAATCNNN AGCTATTTAACGGAGACGTCGTTGATCGTGGTTCCTTTTCGATAGAGTGTATATTTACCCTTTTTGGATATAAACTCTTGTACCCAAATCACTTCTTCATTGCCAGAG GAAATCACGAATCAGCTTCAATGAATGAAAAGTATGGATTTGAGGATGAAGTGAAGTCAAAGTACACTTCTTCAATGGTTTCCTTGTTCACTCAAGTTTTCAACTGGTTGCCTTTAGCTCACTGTATCAACAGCAAAGTTTTT GTAATGCATGGTGGACTTTTCTCGAAAGACGACGTGACTTTGGatgaaattcggaaaatcgacaggAACAGACAGCCACCAGATATGGGAATCATGTGCGAATTGTTGTGGTCAGATCCACAATCAGAACTAGGCAGAGGACTCAGCAAACGCGGCGGAAAACGTGGTCTTCAATTCGGACCCGACGTTActaaaaaatttctcgaaaaaaataatcttgactACATTGTCAGGAGTCATGAGTACAAAGAGAATGGATTCGATGTGTGTCACGACGGAAAATGCATCACTGTTTTTTCAGCTCCAAACTATTG tgataCAATGGGAAACCAAGGGGCCATCATGATTCTTAATGGAAAAGACATGACATCtgaatttaaatctttcgaaGCAGTT ccACATCCGATCGCAATGCCAATAATATCACAACCAAAAATAAGGTCAACGGCGGCATTTTGGATTCCATGCAGAGATATAAACTGA